In Akkermansia muciniphila ATCC BAA-835, the genomic stretch AACTGCATATCCCCACCAGAACATTTACCGTACAACAAAAAGGGCATGGTCCGACTCCGGATTTCTCTACGGGGCTCCCCCCCTTGCCGTAAAATGCTGCCGTATGCGGGCCTCCGTTTCTCCCGTCAATAACAAAAAAAGCTTCCGCTCCTTTTGAGAGCGGAAGCTGAGAGTCAATGAAAAAAATAAAGGTAATTTACTTTTAGTCGTCCTTAAGGTCGGTCAGAGCCACCGTTGTAATCCCGGCCTCCGTCAACGCGTTCATGACGTCAATAACGCGCTGGTGGGGGACATCCCCTTCTACCCACAACTGCACTACCGGCTTGGTGCCTACAGCGCTGGCCTCCTGTTTTTTGGCTTCCAGCTGCTGGACGAGCGTCGCCAGGTTGTGGTTGTTCATGTCATTGTCGATCATCAGGCTGTTGTCCTTGCCCCAGTAAATGGTGCCGTCCTTGATAATGCGGATCAGTGCCGGTTCAATCTGGGAGGCATTTTCGCTCACGGACTGCCCTGGCATGGACATATCCAATTTGCGTTCCTGAATCAGAGAGGTCGCTACAATGAAGTAAATCAGCAGAAGGAAACATACGTCGATGAGAGAGGAAATATCCAGCTTGGGATCTTCATCCTCAACCGTTTCCAGTTTTTTATGTCTTGCCATAGCGCGTAATGTTATTCAGCCTTGGTTGCAGGAGAGGAATTCTTGGCAGGCAGTACGGCAAAGATCACTTTGACTACGCCGCATTCCGCAGCCGCGCGGATTACTTCCCGGGAGCCTTTGAACAGAGCCTGCTGGTCACCGCGCAGATAGAGACGCGTTTCAAAATCCTGCTTGTCCTTGAAGCGTTCCGCAAGGTTTTTGATGTATTCCTTGAGTTCATCAAAGGAATTGAGCGGAGTGCCTACGTCGGAGGACCAGAGAACGCTGGGATCTACGCCGGGCGGCCGCTTACCCGCACCTTCCCCATAAACATTCACCACAATGCAGCCGTTGGCGGATTTCACTTCACCGGAGCTGCTGGCCGTGGGCATCTGAATGTTCTTATCCTTTTTAACGGTAATGGCCGTAGCGTTCACCACGAAGAAAATCAACAGGAGGAAAACCATGTCGATCATGGGGGACATATCCATTTCCCCATTTTCTTCTTCAGGCGCTACATTAGCTTTTTTCTTACCCATAAGCTACATTTTGTTGAGGTTCTCCGGCCCGGTTCCGACTGAGCGGACGCTTCCGGGCCGGACCGCCTGTTCCGGCAATCAGGCCAGGCCTTCGGGGATGCGGGCAAGCTGGGCTTCGGCATTCACCACGTTGATGGAGGTGTTCACCATTTCCTGCACAGTGCCCACACATTCGGCAATCTGGGCGTTGGCAATGCCCTTCTGGAAGAAGAAGAACGGAGTGGCGATAATGGCGTTGATCAATCCCCAGAACGTTGTCAGAAGAGCCACGGAAATGTCACCGGCCAGCTGGGTGGGGTCCGCCTGGCCGGCGGTAGCCAGCGTCCCGAACGCGCCCACCATCCCCTGCACCGTCCCGAACAGGCCGAGCATGGGAGAAATCTGCGCGCAAAGGGCCAGCATGTTGATCCATTTGAACACGGAACGGCTTTCATTGGCCGTAAAGTCGGCCACGGCGTCTTCAATAGCATCTTTGCCGAGGTCTTCCGGACGGGTAGCGTCCACATTCGGCAGGGCGTAGGCAACCAGACGGCCCAAATAGGTGGGACTGCCGGCCGCAACTTCAATGGCGGACCGGATGCGGCATTCGGCCATCAGCTGCAACAGAGTGACCTTGAGATCTTCCGGGCAGAATTTTTCCTTTTTCAGGGCTACCATGTTGTAAATCACCAGGAAAATGATGAAAGCTTCCACCAGCATAATCGGAATCATGGTCCAACCACCGGCGATGATCCATTTGTCAAGCATGGTCTGTTCCTGCGGGGCAACGGCTTCGGCGGCTTCCTGAGCGAAAGCGGATGTAGAAAACGCAGCCATCAGGACGGAAGCAAATGCAACGAAACGGAAACCCAGTCTAAAAAGGTTCTTCATAATTTAAGTTATATGGTTGTTCGAAAAGATACTGGTGTATTAAAGCATGCAAATTCAGACTTGCAAGCATCATTTTAGACCCTGTAAAAAATTCAGACGCCTGCGCAGCCGCTCTCCCGGGCCAGCCGGCTGCAGATGGGGCAGCGCCCCCCGCATCCCCGCGCAGGGCAATATTCACGACCGTACAAGACAATACGCAGATGAAGATCTCCCCACAATTTTTCAGGGAAAAGGCTTTTCAAATCGCGTTCCACGGCTTCCACCGTTTTTCCCGTGCTCAGCCCCCACAGCCGTGAAAGGCGGAAAATGTGGGTATCCACCGGAAAGGCGGGAACGCCAAAGGCCTGAACCATGACGACGGAAGCCGTTTTATGCCCCACCCCCGGAAGAGACTCCAGAGCAGCAAAGTCGCAAGGAACCTTTCCCTCATATTTTTCCACCAGGATGCGGCTGAGGTTCACGATGGCGGATGCCTTCCTTTCCGAGAGGCCGCAGGGCCTCACAATTTCCCGGACCGCTTCCACATCCTGCCGGGCCATTTCCTCCGGGGTGGAGGCCAGGGCAAACAGAGCAGGGGTCACCAGATTCACCCGCTTGTCCGTACACTGGGCAGACAAGAGAACCGCCACCAGCAGCGTGTAAGCGTCGCGGTGCACCAGGGGAATGGGAGGAGCCCCGTACAGGGACATGAGTTCCTCCTGGACAATGGAAGCCCGTTTTTCCGTATTCATGCCGCCAGATTACCACTCCGCCCGCACGGCGGAAAATAAAAAAGCGCCGCCATGCAGCGATGGCGGCGCCGGGATGGAAAACATGGGTCAGTCGGCCTTGGCGTAAAACCCCTTGGAAACGCGGTGCTGCAGGGCCGCATACATGGCGCGGCAGTGCCTGTAGCCGCGACGGCTACCGAGCACCTCCAGACTGTTGGCGGGATCTCCCCAGCGGACGATAGTCAGTTCCACATAACGGCGGCCCCATTCCTTCATCAGCTTTTTGTTGGGCTGGTAAATATCAATGGTTCCGGTTCCGACCAGGGCGCTTCCGTAATCATCAACAACGTAAAGGTAGGGCTGGCCCTTGATGCGGAAAGTAGTCCCCAAGGGATAAACGGACCAGTCTGCAGCGGCGCTGCGGACGGAAGACGTGTATTTCAGCGCCGTACCGACGGCATTCCGGGGGCCATAGGCCAAATGGTCTCGTTCGGAATGGGTATAAGCCGTGGTGCGCACTACGCGGGTGCGCTGGGCGGGATGATAAAACGGCATCTTGTGCTTGTCGCGCCCCAACTTGGGAAGTTTGGAAGAAGGCGCTGCCGAACGACTGGGTGCCAGGGGCTGGACGAATCCCTGGGCAGTTTCACCTACACGGGCCAAAACAAGAGCGTCACTACTGGATTTCCCCATGCCGGTTACAGCGCCGTTTGTCGAACAGCTGCTGACAAACATGGCCGCGACGGCACAAGACAGGGTGGCAATTATTCTTAAATTCATGCGGTACGAGGTTAGGCGCCATACACATGGCAGTCACTCCGGCAAAACCTTCAGGCCATGTGCGGAAGCCGGAAAATCGGCAACGGCGGCTCTTGGGTACGAAATAATCCCTGCCTTGGCAACCCTTTTTTTCCGCCCACCCCCTCCCAAACAAGGAAAACCTATTAAGATAAATTACTAAAAATAAACAATATATAAAACATGCCGCATTTTTGTCATATCATGACAAATAATATACTTTCCGAAATACTTTTTTCTATCACATCACAACACGCTTTTTTATTTTTATCATATTTCATTTATAATAAATAATTTACACACAAAAAAACGCACAATCCCTCAAAAAATATTCCCTGAAAAAGTTCCAGGGGTTGTACTCCGCAAAGGCGTCATGAGCAAGAAAAACGCGTCTCCCGTTGAACGGATTTCCCTCTGCCGTTCAAGGTTTCACGCGAATCCTAATCGACTCCTTGCCATATCCGCATTTTCACAGCCCTTCCATGCGGCAGAATGAAGGGCTCAGGAAGAGGTTGGTGAGAACATACCCTTATAAGGGGAAACCGGAAAAGTCCGGATTCTGCCGGGTAATGTTCCCGCCGCAGAAATGCGCTATGGGAAAAGATGCGCAGGCCCGGTTGAAAAAAAGGGCTCCCCACCCTTGCCGCTGTCTTCCAAATTCTGGATAACGCTCATACCAGAAAAGCATATCCAGCCGGAGAAAAAACTTTCCCCTCCGTTTAGCGGCATCTGCCGCGGGAAGGGAGCTCTTATGGAATTTTCTTCTTTCCCATTCCCTTCCGGGCGGCCTTCCATAAGAGTCCCCGGCGTTTCACCCGGCAGACAGGCACATACCGAATGGGCTGTTGCATCCATCCGGAAATAGATTACACTCCGGAACGAACATGTCCGCCGGCCTTCCCCAACACCTCACGCTGGATTATCTGCGCGCCCTGCTATCCCGGGGCGTGGAGAAAACCACCGTCACGGAGGAAGCCAGAATGGTCCTGAGAAAATGGGTCATGGACGCGCGCCGGATATCCGGAAGCCCCCTCCCCGCTTCCGTTTACGCCAAGCCTGCCGCAAATGAAACACGGCCGAAACAGCCCACCCCGGAGCAGACGCCTCCAGATTCCGTGG encodes the following:
- a CDS encoding 3D domain-containing protein, yielding MNLRIIATLSCAVAAMFVSSCSTNGAVTGMGKSSSDALVLARVGETAQGFVQPLAPSRSAAPSSKLPKLGRDKHKMPFYHPAQRTRVVRTTAYTHSERDHLAYGPRNAVGTALKYTSSVRSAAADWSVYPLGTTFRIKGQPYLYVVDDYGSALVGTGTIDIYQPNKKLMKEWGRRYVELTIVRWGDPANSLEVLGSRRGYRHCRAMYAALQHRVSKGFYAKAD
- a CDS encoding endonuclease III domain-containing protein, producing the protein MNTEKRASIVQEELMSLYGAPPIPLVHRDAYTLLVAVLLSAQCTDKRVNLVTPALFALASTPEEMARQDVEAVREIVRPCGLSERKASAIVNLSRILVEKYEGKVPCDFAALESLPGVGHKTASVVMVQAFGVPAFPVDTHIFRLSRLWGLSTGKTVEAVERDLKSLFPEKLWGDLHLRIVLYGREYCPARGCGGRCPICSRLARESGCAGV
- a CDS encoding ExbD/TolR family protein → MGKKKANVAPEEENGEMDMSPMIDMVFLLLIFFVVNATAITVKKDKNIQMPTASSSGEVKSANGCIVVNVYGEGAGKRPPGVDPSVLWSSDVGTPLNSFDELKEYIKNLAERFKDKQDFETRLYLRGDQQALFKGSREVIRAAAECGVVKVIFAVLPAKNSSPATKAE
- a CDS encoding ExbD/TolR family protein, encoding MARHKKLETVEDEDPKLDISSLIDVCFLLLIYFIVATSLIQERKLDMSMPGQSVSENASQIEPALIRIIKDGTIYWGKDNSLMIDNDMNNHNLATLVQQLEAKKQEASAVGTKPVVQLWVEGDVPHQRVIDVMNALTEAGITTVALTDLKDD
- a CDS encoding MotA/TolQ/ExbB proton channel family protein — protein: MKNLFRLGFRFVAFASVLMAAFSTSAFAQEAAEAVAPQEQTMLDKWIIAGGWTMIPIMLVEAFIIFLVIYNMVALKKEKFCPEDLKVTLLQLMAECRIRSAIEVAAGSPTYLGRLVAYALPNVDATRPEDLGKDAIEDAVADFTANESRSVFKWINMLALCAQISPMLGLFGTVQGMVGAFGTLATAGQADPTQLAGDISVALLTTFWGLINAIIATPFFFFQKGIANAQIAECVGTVQEMVNTSINVVNAEAQLARIPEGLA